The following proteins come from a genomic window of Fibrobacter sp.:
- a CDS encoding OmpA family protein, which yields MKKVAMGLALALAASAFASHPQTINKEGFVGVNKTQSAQSLGHSKLVFSLLGDATFGNDMFPNNDVTGTALHETLYPGQSYQGSKDAPINDFLAASANVGFAIGIWHYFDVGVTIPVYYDQMNAEDVNGQGAISGVKTGYIGNLKGDLKIRFPLPEDQPVDIAIFGGVSAGTANATKQGLWVREPEYINKNTGVAMPYGTKNTSLKGGIALTADLDKMDVFPFLLHVNGGYRYVMNGDYMSVPYMSAAAEVYFMDFLSLFVEYYWDMQTDNYQYFYPVFTNEGVVWGQADNKLDMKQLTGALVFHLPVGLDIHVGASYYLGGGENFVPNVQVLENADRYAGSAVDQIVVEKTRVNPEYTVYGGITWSGFLLAQDRDGDGVTDDEDNCPDDFGHRLNKGCPLGNPDADEDGVCDSWVAEKGFQSEFADVCEGIDQCPNEAGEGEDGCPLDEPDPDGDGVCDPWVSQKKMLKKFKDVCDGIDECPAQAGSKAFNGCPTKQPDPDGDGMCSPWVTDEGVMNEFADVCKGYDMCPGEAGAAANKGCPWDDPDSDNDGLCDEWVTQKKMGFYFEKAAEDEAMAKEWHIEKSCKGIDKCPTEFGPATNEGCPLGNPDTDQDGFCDPWVTEKNMLDQYEGICQGVDKCPTEAGEAFAQGCPMENPDPDGDSLCSPWVTKQKMLEQFASVCRGYDRCEDEAGPEWNKGCPMEDDPDSDKDGICSQWVSDKKLQKEFEGVCTGIDRCPDVAGDDGFGCPKKAVEKLDGVTFKSGKATLESNAKMVLKGVAKKLNTEEYKEYKIVIQGHTDNVGKEKTNEKLSKQRAESVVKELAKNGVDKKRIKAIGLGSSCPVEDNSTEEGREMNRRIEMHYATPEDDGMGCHNTSF from the coding sequence ATGAAAAAAGTAGCTATGGGTCTTGCCCTCGCTTTGGCAGCATCTGCCTTTGCATCGCATCCCCAGACAATAAATAAGGAAGGTTTTGTTGGTGTCAACAAGACCCAGTCTGCCCAGTCTCTCGGACATTCAAAGCTGGTGTTCTCCCTTTTGGGTGATGCTACCTTCGGCAATGACATGTTCCCGAATAACGACGTAACTGGTACAGCACTTCACGAAACTTTGTACCCGGGTCAGTCCTACCAGGGCTCTAAGGATGCTCCTATTAACGACTTCCTGGCAGCAAGCGCAAACGTCGGTTTTGCCATCGGTATCTGGCACTACTTCGACGTGGGTGTTACCATTCCCGTCTACTACGATCAGATGAACGCCGAAGACGTTAATGGCCAGGGTGCCATTTCCGGCGTCAAGACCGGCTACATCGGCAACCTCAAGGGTGACTTGAAGATTCGCTTCCCGCTGCCTGAAGACCAGCCCGTGGACATCGCCATCTTCGGTGGTGTTTCTGCCGGTACTGCAAATGCTACCAAGCAGGGCCTCTGGGTCCGCGAACCGGAATACATCAATAAGAATACCGGTGTCGCCATGCCTTACGGTACCAAGAATACTTCCCTCAAGGGTGGTATCGCTCTTACCGCAGACCTGGACAAGATGGACGTGTTCCCGTTCTTGCTGCATGTTAACGGCGGTTACCGCTATGTCATGAACGGCGACTATATGTCTGTGCCGTACATGAGCGCTGCTGCAGAAGTCTATTTCATGGACTTCCTCTCCCTGTTTGTTGAATACTACTGGGATATGCAGACCGACAACTACCAGTACTTCTATCCTGTTTTCACCAACGAAGGTGTCGTTTGGGGCCAGGCCGACAACAAGCTTGACATGAAGCAGTTGACCGGTGCCTTGGTGTTCCATCTGCCTGTTGGTCTCGACATCCATGTGGGTGCTTCCTACTACCTGGGTGGTGGCGAAAACTTCGTCCCGAACGTTCAGGTTCTGGAAAATGCTGACCGCTATGCCGGTTCTGCAGTCGACCAGATTGTTGTAGAAAAGACCCGTGTCAACCCGGAATACACCGTATACGGCGGTATTACCTGGAGCGGCTTCCTGCTGGCTCAGGACCGTGACGGCGACGGCGTGACCGACGACGAAGATAACTGCCCCGATGATTTTGGTCATCGTCTGAACAAGGGTTGCCCGCTGGGTAATCCCGATGCTGACGAAGACGGCGTTTGCGACTCCTGGGTTGCAGAAAAGGGTTTCCAGTCTGAATTTGCCGATGTTTGCGAAGGCATCGACCAGTGCCCCAACGAAGCTGGCGAAGGCGAAGATGGCTGCCCGCTTGACGAACCGGACCCGGATGGTGACGGCGTTTGCGATCCTTGGGTAAGCCAGAAGAAGATGCTCAAGAAGTTCAAGGATGTCTGCGACGGCATTGATGAATGCCCGGCTCAGGCTGGTTCCAAGGCCTTCAATGGTTGCCCGACCAAGCAGCCGGACCCGGATGGTGACGGTATGTGCTCTCCGTGGGTAACTGACGAAGGTGTCATGAACGAATTTGCTGATGTATGTAAGGGCTACGATATGTGTCCGGGTGAAGCTGGTGCTGCCGCTAATAAGGGCTGCCCGTGGGATGATCCGGACTCCGATAACGACGGCCTTTGCGATGAATGGGTGACCCAGAAGAAGATGGGCTTCTACTTCGAAAAGGCTGCTGAAGACGAAGCAATGGCTAAGGAATGGCACATTGAAAAGTCTTGTAAGGGTATCGATAAGTGCCCGACCGAATTCGGTCCTGCAACTAACGAAGGCTGCCCGCTTGGCAACCCGGATACCGACCAGGATGGCTTCTGCGATCCGTGGGTAACCGAAAAGAATATGCTTGATCAGTACGAAGGCATCTGCCAGGGCGTTGACAAGTGCCCGACCGAAGCTGGTGAAGCCTTCGCTCAGGGTTGTCCGATGGAAAATCCGGACCCGGATGGCGACTCCCTCTGCTCTCCGTGGGTAACCAAGCAGAAGATGCTTGAACAGTTCGCTTCTGTCTGCCGTGGCTACGACCGTTGCGAAGACGAAGCTGGTCCTGAATGGAACAAGGGCTGCCCGATGGAAGATGATCCGGACTCCGATAAGGACGGCATCTGCTCTCAGTGGGTATCCGACAAGAAGCTCCAGAAGGAATTCGAAGGCGTATGTACCGGTATCGACCGCTGCCCGGATGTGGCTGGCGACGACGGCTTCGGCTGCCCGAAGAAGGCTGTTGAAAAGCTCGACGGTGTGACCTTCAAGTCCGGTAAGGCAACCTTGGAATCCAACGCTAAGATGGTTCTTAAGGGTGTTGCAAAGAAGCTGAATACTGAAGAGTATAAGGAATACAAGATCGTTATTCAGGGCCATACCGACAATGTTGGTAAGGAAAAGACTAACGAAAAGCTTTCTAAGCAGCGTGCAGAATCTGTGGTGAAGGAACTTGCCAAGAATGGCGTCGACAAGAAGCGTATCAAGGCTATCGGTCTTGGTTCTAGCTGCCCGGTGGAAGACAACTCCACTGAAGAAGGCCGCGAAATGAACCGTCGTATCGAAATGCACTACGCAACTCCTGAAGACGATGGCATGGGCTGTCATAACACTAGCTTCTAA
- the ilvN gene encoding acetolactate synthase small subunit, protein MINNAHSISLLVANRPGVLVRISLVFSRRGYNIDSLVVSPTLDPNFSRMNIVAHGNPEILMQIIKQLEKLVDVVQAKDHTNMNVVEKELALIKVRCAPEQRTEILQLCDHFKAVTVDMTENSMIIQITGNSDKIDAMKSLCQKFEIVEYIRTGKVIMLRGEDKT, encoded by the coding sequence ATGATTAATAACGCACATTCTATTAGTTTGTTGGTTGCAAACCGCCCGGGCGTGCTCGTTCGCATCTCCCTGGTGTTCTCCCGCCGTGGTTACAACATCGACTCCCTGGTCGTTTCCCCCACGCTTGATCCCAACTTCAGCCGCATGAACATCGTGGCTCACGGTAATCCCGAAATCCTGATGCAGATCATCAAGCAGCTCGAAAAGCTGGTTGACGTTGTGCAAGCCAAGGACCACACCAACATGAACGTGGTGGAAAAGGAACTTGCCTTGATCAAGGTTCGTTGCGCTCCCGAACAGCGTACCGAAATCCTGCAGCTCTGCGATCACTTCAAGGCTGTTACCGTTGACATGACCGAAAACTCCATGATCATCCAGATTACCGGCAACTCCGATAAGATCGATGCCATGAAGAGCCTGTGCCAGAAGTTCGAAATCGTCGAATACATCCGCACCGGTAAGGTCATCATGCTCCGCGGTGAAGACAAGACTTAA
- a CDS encoding SDR family oxidoreductase, translating to MRALFIGGTGTISMAITRLAVEQGWEIYLLNRGNRNAADLPSSSLADGSAAVKQIIADVYDEADVASKIADLNFDVVCDFIAFHYSALERDYRLFKNKTKQFMYISSASAYQKPLSDYRVTEATPLVNPYWEYSRNKIAGEEFLMRMYREEGFPITIVRPSHTYDERRIPLGVHGKKGSWQVAKRMLEGKPVIIHGDGTSLWTMTHNSDFAKGFVGLMGNIHAIGESFQITSDETVTWNQVYQAIANVLGVELKAVHVASEFLAAAGDPLGFDFTGSLIGDKANSVVFDNSKLKKAVPGFSATIRFDQGIRRTIENVLAHPELQEEDPEFDAWCDKVIAALEQAKKLVP from the coding sequence ATGCGTGCACTTTTTATTGGTGGAACAGGAACCATCAGCATGGCTATTACTCGCCTTGCTGTGGAACAGGGCTGGGAAATCTATTTGCTGAACCGTGGCAATCGCAATGCAGCGGACTTGCCGTCGAGCAGTCTCGCAGATGGTTCTGCCGCGGTCAAGCAGATTATCGCTGATGTTTACGACGAAGCTGATGTGGCATCAAAGATTGCCGACTTGAATTTCGATGTGGTCTGCGATTTTATCGCTTTCCACTACAGCGCGTTGGAACGCGACTACCGACTGTTCAAGAATAAGACCAAGCAGTTCATGTACATCAGTTCCGCCAGCGCCTACCAGAAGCCTCTCTCCGATTACCGCGTGACGGAAGCAACTCCTTTGGTTAATCCCTACTGGGAATACTCCCGCAATAAGATAGCGGGGGAGGAGTTCCTGATGCGCATGTATCGCGAAGAAGGTTTCCCCATTACTATCGTCCGTCCTAGCCACACATACGATGAACGCCGCATCCCGCTGGGCGTCCACGGCAAGAAGGGAAGCTGGCAGGTGGCCAAGCGCATGCTTGAAGGCAAACCTGTCATCATTCACGGTGACGGAACCAGCCTCTGGACCATGACCCACAACAGCGACTTTGCCAAAGGATTTGTTGGCCTTATGGGAAACATTCACGCTATCGGCGAGTCCTTCCAGATCACCAGTGACGAAACGGTTACCTGGAATCAGGTTTACCAGGCAATCGCAAATGTGCTGGGTGTAGAATTGAAGGCCGTTCATGTTGCTTCCGAATTTCTGGCTGCTGCTGGCGATCCGCTGGGCTTTGATTTTACCGGCAGCCTCATTGGAGACAAGGCAAATTCCGTGGTGTTCGACAACTCCAAGCTGAAGAAGGCGGTGCCGGGCTTCAGCGCCACCATCCGCTTCGACCAAGGTATCCGCAGGACCATTGAGAATGTGTTGGCTCATCCGGAACTTCAGGAAGAAGATCCCGAATTTGACGCCTGGTGCGACAAGGTGATCGCTGCGTTGGAACAGGCGAAGAAATTAGTCCCTTAG
- the radC gene encoding DNA repair protein RadC has product MPNDLYPILKNCHISGELLPREKIERDGASSMSTEELLALILGSGTQSCDVFELSRRIAQFLSSETTVPSLDKLRQIRGLGKVKASQILACLELSARYILSDKAIPVTGPEDILSRLSYLKFEEQEHLVLVTLNSANYVIRVHELTTGLVNQTPVHPREAFVKAIEDRAVSVIFAHNHPSGSTAPSEEDVAITRVLCAAGKVLQIPVLDHVIIGKRGFTSICRSYPRIFEPAFSGAGFDGL; this is encoded by the coding sequence ATGCCTAATGATCTGTATCCGATTCTTAAAAATTGCCACATTTCGGGAGAACTCCTGCCTCGGGAAAAAATTGAGCGGGATGGAGCATCCTCCATGAGCACCGAGGAACTGCTGGCTTTGATTCTTGGGAGCGGGACTCAGAGCTGCGATGTCTTTGAACTTTCCCGCCGTATCGCCCAGTTCCTGTCTTCAGAAACGACGGTGCCGAGCCTGGATAAGCTGAGGCAAATCCGTGGGCTAGGGAAGGTGAAGGCTTCTCAGATTCTAGCCTGTCTGGAACTTTCCGCCCGTTACATTCTGAGTGACAAGGCTATACCTGTTACTGGCCCGGAAGATATTCTATCCAGGTTGTCTTACCTCAAGTTCGAGGAGCAGGAACACTTGGTGCTTGTAACCCTGAATTCTGCCAATTACGTTATTCGAGTTCACGAACTTACCACGGGGCTTGTAAACCAGACTCCGGTACATCCTAGGGAGGCTTTCGTCAAGGCCATCGAGGATCGTGCGGTATCAGTGATTTTCGCCCACAACCACCCATCGGGATCTACGGCGCCAAGCGAGGAGGACGTCGCCATTACTCGAGTTCTTTGCGCTGCAGGAAAGGTGCTGCAGATTCCTGTGCTGGACCATGTTATTATTGGCAAGCGGGGCTTTACCAGTATTTGCCGGAGTTATCCCCGCATTTTTGAACCTGCGTTTTCTGGTGCTGGTTTTGATGGCTTGTGA
- the ilvB gene encoding biosynthetic-type acetolactate synthase large subunit, with product MANKPLNGAEVIIECLKREGVDTIFGYPGGSAIPMFDAILDSNIKVVLTRHEQGATHMADGYSRQTGKVGVALVTSGPGATNTFTGIYTALMDSSPIVVLAAQTTTPNLGKDAFQECDTSGMTFAAVKHSYLVKDPNDLPRVMKEAFHIARTGRPGPVLIDLPKDVTAGVCTAPFTDQMDLPGYKIPTYASTESVEKAAEYLKKSKKPLLLVGHGAMISGASRQVKELAEKLQAPVACTLLGLGTFPTDHDLSLGMLGMHGTVYANKAVLDCDLILSIGSRWDDRITGKLEVFCKDAIKMHIDIDPAEEGKVLQPDVFMCGDAKLVLEQLLPLVSKLDTAEWVKTCQTWKKRFPLTYPKQGGLRMQHIVQTVSDLTKGEAIVTTDVGQHQMWVAQFFHTNHPRQLHSSGGAGTMGFGLPSAIGAAFGNTTGWPVCSFSGDGGFQMTEFELATAAIHKLPIKIFVMDNKYLGMVRQWQDLFYDKRYSSVDMQGNPDFVKLAEAYGIPGLRIKRAADAERVIQKALEYKDGPILIWCECEKEDNVFPMIPAGAPLTSMITEQPKAQLEKPTGST from the coding sequence ATGGCAAACAAACCCTTAAACGGCGCTGAAGTGATTATCGAATGCCTCAAGCGTGAAGGCGTAGACACCATTTTCGGCTATCCTGGTGGATCAGCCATCCCCATGTTCGATGCCATCCTGGACTCCAACATTAAAGTTGTCCTTACTCGTCACGAACAGGGCGCAACCCACATGGCAGACGGCTATTCCCGTCAGACTGGCAAGGTAGGCGTGGCTCTGGTGACCTCCGGCCCGGGCGCAACCAACACCTTTACCGGCATTTACACCGCCCTTATGGATTCCAGCCCCATCGTTGTGCTGGCCGCACAGACCACCACTCCCAACCTGGGTAAGGACGCCTTCCAGGAATGCGACACCAGCGGTATGACTTTCGCTGCAGTCAAGCACTCCTACCTGGTGAAGGATCCCAACGATCTTCCCCGCGTCATGAAGGAAGCTTTCCACATTGCACGTACTGGCCGTCCGGGCCCCGTGCTTATCGACCTCCCGAAGGATGTTACCGCAGGCGTCTGCACCGCTCCGTTCACCGACCAGATGGATCTGCCGGGCTACAAGATTCCGACCTACGCTTCTACCGAAAGCGTCGAAAAGGCCGCCGAATATCTCAAGAAGTCCAAGAAGCCCCTCCTCCTCGTGGGTCACGGCGCCATGATTTCCGGCGCTTCTCGCCAGGTGAAGGAACTTGCCGAAAAGCTCCAGGCTCCTGTGGCCTGCACCCTGCTTGGCCTCGGCACCTTCCCCACCGATCACGACCTTTCCCTCGGTATGCTTGGTATGCACGGTACCGTGTACGCCAACAAGGCTGTTCTTGACTGCGACCTGATTCTCTCCATCGGTTCTCGCTGGGACGACCGCATTACCGGTAAGCTGGAAGTGTTCTGCAAGGACGCTATCAAGATGCACATCGACATCGACCCCGCCGAAGAAGGCAAGGTCCTCCAGCCGGATGTATTCATGTGCGGCGATGCAAAGCTGGTTCTTGAACAGCTCCTGCCTCTCGTTTCCAAGCTTGACACCGCCGAATGGGTCAAGACCTGCCAGACCTGGAAGAAGCGTTTCCCGCTGACCTACCCCAAGCAGGGCGGTCTCCGTATGCAGCACATTGTGCAGACCGTTAGCGACCTCACCAAGGGCGAAGCCATTGTTACTACCGACGTTGGCCAGCACCAGATGTGGGTTGCCCAGTTCTTCCACACCAACCATCCCCGTCAGCTCCACTCCAGTGGCGGCGCAGGCACCATGGGCTTCGGCCTTCCCTCTGCAATCGGTGCAGCCTTCGGTAACACTACCGGTTGGCCCGTCTGCAGCTTCAGCGGTGACGGTGGCTTCCAGATGACCGAATTCGAATTGGCAACTGCAGCCATCCACAAGCTGCCCATCAAGATCTTCGTGATGGACAACAAGTACCTGGGCATGGTCCGTCAGTGGCAGGACCTGTTCTACGACAAGCGCTACTCTAGCGTCGACATGCAGGGCAACCCCGACTTCGTCAAGCTGGCAGAAGCCTACGGCATTCCGGGTCTTCGCATCAAGCGTGCCGCCGATGCAGAACGCGTCATCCAAAAGGCTCTTGAATATAAGGACGGCCCGATCCTCATCTGGTGCGAATGCGAAAAGGAAGACAACGTATTCCCCATGATTCCGGCAGGCGCACCCCTCACCTCCATGATCACCGAACAGCCCAAGGCTCAGCTCGAAAAGCCCACGGGATCGACCTAA